CGATGCCGGAAGGTGTAAAGGCCCGTCAAGATCGACGCCCGACTCGGCGAACACAGCGACGTGGTCACCAGAGCATTCCGCAAATGCGCCCCCTCCGCCGCCAGTCGGTCCATGTTCGGCGTATCCGCCAGCGGATGCCCCATAAAACTCATCGCATCCCAGCGGTGGTCGTCCGACAGGATGAAGACGACGTTCAGCGGTTTCGCTCCAGGCACCATTTCAGGTTCAACCGTTGCCGGCACCGGCACCGGACGGGCCGCCAGCGACAACGCGCTCAACAGCCCACACATCATCAGGGATCGAGTCTTCATAAGCAGGGTAAGGGGTCCGCCCACCCTGCGTGACCCACCCCCGCACGTCGAGCCTCTCGCCACGTTCAACAGTTTACTTCCGTGTCTTCCGTGTCTTCCGTGGGCCACCCACCTTTCAGTTTTTCAGTTTTTAGCTTTTCAGCGTTTCTCCTCCGTGACCCTGCGCGACCTCGCCAAACTCGCCGACCTCTCCCCTTCCGCCATCTCGCTGGCGCTGCGGGACAGCCCGCGCATCTCCGCCGCGACCAAGGAACGCGTGCGCGCCCTCGCCGCCGAACACGGTTACACGCCCGATGCCCGCATCGTCGACATGATGCGCCACCTGCGCAAACCCCGCACCCAGCGCGAGCGCGCCTGTTTCGGCATCATCTCCCTCTACGACCACCAACGCCCCTGGGAGCAGTCCACCCACCTCACCCGTATCCACGAGGGCATGACACGACGCGCGTCCGAGATCGGCTACCGCCTCGAACCGCTGTGGCTGCGCGCCCCCGGTCTCACCCTGCGCCGTTTCGACGAGATCCTGCGCACCCGCGGCATCGAGGGTTTGCTCTGCTTTGGCAGTCCGCGCGTCGACGATGACTTCCCCGCCACCCTCGACCGCTACGCCGTCGTCACCGTTGGCTTTTCCATCAAAACCAAACTTCACCGCGTCACCAGCCGCCCCTACCGCGACACCTTCCACGCCTGCGAACGGCTCCACGCCCTCGGCTACCGCCGCATTGGGCTGGTGCTCAGCGACTACGAGGACAGCCGCACCGAGCATTCCCACTCCGCCGCCTACCTCGGCTGGTGCGACGCCATGCTCGGCAGCAGCCAACACGCCCTGCCCATCCTGCGCCTCAACGAAATCGAAGCCGGCCCCTTCCTGCGTTGGCGCTCCGACCATTCTCCCGACGCCATCGTGCTGGTGCACTCCCCCGCGGCCATCGCGCAGCTCAAACTCATCCTTGATGTGCACCAAATCCGCCGCCCGGCCGACCTCGGCGTCGCCGTGCTCAGTCACATGGTGGAAGGCAGCGGTTTCGCCGGCCTGCAACAGAACCAAACCCTCATGGGCGCCTGGGCCGTGGAACTGCTTGCCGCCCGCATCGCCAACCGCGACTTCGGCATCCCCGCCATCCCCCGCGTCGAAATGGTCGAGTCCCAATGGATCGACGGCCCGTCCCTCCGCCCGTCGGCCTAGGGGAGTCGGGCATAAAGCCCGACCCACATCTTTAAGGAGCAACTCATTTGTGGGTCGGGCTTTACGCCCGACATCCGCCCCGCGGGGCCCACCGCGGCCAACTTCCCGCACAACTTCCGCAATATCGGAACGCACTTTTCGCTGCGCCCACCGCCTCCACAGCGGTAGAAAACCTCCCGCCCTCCTTTTCCGCCATGGCCACCGACACCGCACCGTTCCGCAATCCCGACCTGCCCACCGAGCAACGTATCGACGATCTCATTACTCGCCTCACCTCCGCCGAGAAGATCGATATCATTGGCTTCGCCCCGGGCAACGCACGTCTCGGCCTTACCTACACGCCCATCGCCGAGGGTTACCACGGCGTCGCCCAGGGCGGCCCGTCCAACTGGGGCAAAATCAAACCCACCCCCACCACCCAGTTTCCCCAGGCCTACGGTCTCGCCTCCACCTGGGACCCGGCCCTCCTCCAACGCGTTGCCGCCAACCAGGCCGAGGAAGCCCGCTACCTGTTCCAGAGCCCCAAATACCAACGCTCCGGCCTGCTGGTCATGGCTCCCAACGCCGACCTCGCCCGCGACCCTCGCTGGGGCCGCACCGAAGAGGTCTACGGCGAAGACCCCTACCTCGCCGGCACCCTCGCCGCCGCCTTTGCCCGCGGCCTCCGCGGCGACGACCCGCGCTACCTGAAGGCCACCTGTCTGCTCAAACACTTCCTCGCCAACAGCAACGAGAACGGCCGCTTCCACACCTCCTCGGACTTCGACGAACGCCTCTGGCGCGAATACTACGCCAAGGCCTTCCACCTCGCCATCCGCGACGGCGGCGCCCGCTCCATGATGCTGGCCTACAACGCCCACAACGGCACGCCCTGCCACCTCCACCCCATGGTGCGCGACATCGTCATCGGCGAGTGGGGCCTCGACGGCACCATCTGCTCCGACGGCGGCGCCGTCACCCACCTCGTCAACTCGCACCAAGCCTTCCCGTCGCTCACCGAAGCTTCCGCCGCCGTCATCAAGGCCGGGGTCAACCACTTCCTCGATCGCACCGACGGCATCCTCCCCGCCCTCGAGCAAGGTCTGCTCACCGAAGCTGACCTCGATGCCGCCATCCGCGGCCGCCTTCGCCTCTGCCTCGACCTCGGCTTCTTCGATCCGCCCGAGCGCGTGCCGTATTCAGTTATTGGACACGAGACCGACGGCACGCCCGAGCCGTGGGATCGCCCCGCCACCCGCGCCCTCGTGCGCGAAGTCACCGCCAAGTCCATCGTGCTCCTGCGCAACGAGGACCACCTGCTCCCGCTCGACCCCGCCACCGTCGGCTCGGTCGCCGTCGTCGGACCCTGGGCCAACCTCACCCTGCTCGATTGGTATTCCGGCACTCCTCCCTACCAGGTCACCCCGCGCGACGGCATCGAGGCCTACTCGGCCGCCCCGTCCATGTTTGAGCCGTCCAAGTTCGGCGTCATGTGGGCCGGCGATATGAGCGACACCGCCGTGAAAATCGCGAGCGAAGCCGACGTCGCCATCGTCTGTCTCGGCAACCACCCCGAAGGCAACGCCGGCTGGGGTCGTGTCACTTCGCCCAGCGAGGGCAAAGAGGAAGTCGATCGCGCCTCCCTCGATCTCGACCCCGCCCAACTCGCCTTCCTCCAACGCGTGCGCGCCGTTAATCCGCGCACCGTCCTCGCCCTCATCGCCAACTTCCCCTACACCATGCCGTGGGCCGTGCAAAACGTGCCCGCCATCCTGCAGCTCACCCACGCCTCGCAGGAACAGGGTAACGGCCTCGCGGACGTGCTTTTCGGCACCGTCAACCCCGGCGGCAAAACCATCCAAACTTGGCCCAAGTCGATCAACGACCTGCCGCCCATGTTGGACTACAACATCCGCCACGGCCGCACCTACATGTATGCCGAAGCCGAGCCCCAGTTCCCCTTCGGCTACGGCCTCAGCTACACCACCTTCACCCTCGCCGACGCCTCCGCCCAACTCTCGACCGACGGCGCCACCACCACCGTGACGGTGCAGCTCACCAACACCGGCGACCGCCCCGGCGACGAAGTGGTGCAAGTCTACGCCCGCTACCCGCAGTCGGCCGTCGACCGCCCCCGCCAACAACTCGTCGGCTACGCCCGCACTCCCGTCGAACCCGGCGCGACCGTCCCCGTCGAGATCACCATCCCCACCCGCGAGTTCGCCTACTGGAACATCGAGGCCCAAGCCTGGACCCTCGAATCGCTCCCCATCGAACTCCACCTCGGCACCTCCTCCGCCGAGCTCCCCCTGGCCCTCACCCTCACCCCGCCCACCCCGTAGGGTCCGGCTTCAGCCGACCCTCCTCGCCCCCAGCGCGATAGCCTTCCCACGAATGTTCGTATTACGAACATTCGAGAGATCGCCCCGCCCTAGTATCCCTTTTCATGCTGTTTACCAGCATCTTACCTTACCGCACTAAACCACATGTTCGTATTACGAACATTGGTGAGGGACGGTTCGTTGGGCGTGTCCGGACTGCTTTCGCTCGGCTTTAGCTGCGCATCGCCTGCCTCACGAGACAGGGGTTCCTACTTTCCTGTGGACATCCCACATGAAATAAAACACCTCCTGTGGCAATCCCACAGGAAACATGTCTCGCGCCGCTCCTACCTCCCCGTCTTCACCCTCTCCCGCCGACAAGCTCGACCTGCTCCAGGGCACCCTCGATTTGATGGTGCTGCAGTCGCTCGCCGCGCTTGGGCCGCTCCACGGTTACGGCATCGCCCGCCGCATTGAACAGGTGGGCGGGGGCGAGATCCTGCTCAACCAGGGCACCATCTACGCCGCGCTCGTTCGCCTCCAGCAAGGCGGCTGGATCTCCGCCGATTGGGGCACGTCGGACAACAACCGCCGCGCCAAGTTCTACACCCTCACCCCGCGCGGCGAGAAACGCCTTGCCGCCGATGCCGCCAACTGGCGCCGCGTGGCCAACATCATGGACCGCTTCCTCGACGCGTCCACCACCCCACCCCTCAACCCGAACCCGGAGGCCGCATCATGAGCCTCGCCGCCTTTTTCCAACGGCTGACCGCCCGCCTCCGCGCCGTCTTCCAGAAGCCGACCCTCGATGCTGATCTCGACGAGGAGCTGCGCCATCACCTCGAGTGCCTCACCGAGGACAACCTCGCCCGCGGCATGTCGCCCGCCGCCGCCCGCCGCGCCGCTCACCTTTCCCTCGGCAGCATCGACGCCGCCACCGAACTCCACCGCGACACCCGCAGCCTGCCGTGGCTGGAGCACCTCGCCCAGGACCTGCGCCACACCTTCCGCCAACTTCGCCGCGAGCGCACCTTCGCCGTCATCGCCGTGCTCGTGCTCGCCATCGGCGTGGGCCTCAACACTGCCGTCTTCAGCCTCATCAATACCGTCCTCCTGCGCCCACTCCCGGCCCCGGCCGCCGAGCGCCTCGTCGAGATTTCCAACGGCGATCCCGCCAACGCCGACCGCGACCTCTCCTCGCGCACCCACCGAGTCGACAGCTGGGAGGGCATGCTCAACCAAAGCCGCTCCTTCGATGCCATCGAGGCCTACGATCCGTTTTCCCTCCGCCAAACTTACCCGGTCGAGATCGACGCCGCCACCACCCAGACCAGCAACCTCGTCTTCGTCACCCAAGGTCTCTTCCCCCTGCTCGGCATCCACCCCGAGCTCGGCCGCCTCTTCTCCACCGCCGACGCCATCGACGACGGCGCACCCGTCATCATTATCACGCATCAGATGTGGCAACAGCGCTTCGGCGGCGACCCCGCCATCATCGGCCGCAGCGTGCGCATCGGCGGACGGCCCATCACCGTCATCGGCGTCCTGCCCGCCACCGATACCTTTGCCCAACTTTTCTACCCGGCCGTGCGCGTCGACGCCTACGCCATCCTCACCCCCGAGAACCGCCGCAACTACGGCAACACCCTGCAACTGATCGGCCGCCTCGCGCCCGACGTCACGCCCGCCGCCGCCGACGCCGAACTCGATCTCGTCATGCAGCGCCTGCTCACCGAGATCCCCAACCGCAGCGATTTCCACCGTGCAAATGTCGCCCCGCTGCACGACGTGCTCACGGATCGTCTGCGCCAGCCCTTGCTCTTCCTCGGCACCGCCGCCGCGCTCGTGCTCGCCATCGTTGCCTTCAACTTCGGTGGACTCCTCCTCGCCCGCGGTGCCAGTCGCGGCCGAGAACTCGCCGTGCGCGCCGCCCTCGGGGCCGGGCGCGGTCGCCTCCTGCGCCAACTCCTCACCGAAAGCGCCGTGCTCGTCTCCTTTGGTGCCCTCGGCGGCACGCTGCTGGCCAGCGGTGCGATCACCTTTCTCGCCCGCCGCTCGTCGATCGAAATCCCCCTTCTCCAAGGTCTCCAACTCGACGGCACCGCGCTCGCCTTCATGGTCGTGATCAGCGCCCTCACCGCCGTCGTCTGCGGACTCGGTCCGGCCTGGCGACTCAGCCGCGCCGACGACGACGCCTGCGGCGCTCTGCACCAACAGGCCCGCGGCGGCACCGCCGGTCGCAGCCTCACCCACGCCCGTTCGCTGCTCGTCGTGCTCGAAGTCGCCCTCGCCTCCGCTCTCGCCATTTCCGCCGGTCTCGCCACCCGCAGCCTGCAAAACGTCCTCGCCGTCGACCTCGGTTACGAAGCCCGCGACCTCTATGCCCTGCGCGTCGACATGTTGCGCCCGCCCGAGGAACACGCGCCCTACCTCACGCCCTTGCTCGATCGCACCCTCGCCTTGCCCGGCGTCAGCGCCGCCGGCTTCACCGATGCCCTGCCCATCGAACGCGACCGCACCTGGGGCATCGGCGCGTTTAAGAGTCCGACCGACCGCTCCCAACCCGACGAGTTTCTGGGCGCCCGGGTGAAGATCGTCAGCCCCGGTCTCTTCGACGCCATGAACATCGCCCTCCTGCGCGGCCGCGACTTCACCCGCCTCGACGACAGCGAACACCCCGAGGTCGTCATCCTCAACCAACGTCTCGCCCAACGCCTCTTCCCCGACCGCGATCCCATCGGCCAAGCCACCACCCAAGGCGAAGTGATCGGCATCGTCGCCGACACCCGTCACGCCGGTCCCGAGTCGCCGCTCAGCTTCGAGATGTATCTGCCCTACCGCCAACAACCCAGCGGCTCCTTCGATCTGATGGTGCGCTCATCGCTGCCACTCGCGGCCCTGCGCCAGGACTTGGCCAGCGCCTTGGGCGCGCTCGATCCCTCGCTGCCCTTCAGCCAAATGCGCCCGCTGAGCGAACTCGTTGATCGCGCCAACTCCTCCCGTCGCATGCTCACCGGCCTCATCGGCGGCTTCGCCGGTATCTCCCTCGCCCTGGCCGCCCTCGGCCTCTACGGCGTCATCGCCTACACGGTCACCCAACGCACCAAAGAGATCGGCATTCGCATGGCCCTCGGCGCGACCACCAGCGCCGTCCGCGCCGACGTCGTCGGTCGCACCTTGCGCCTCGCGATCCTCGGCCTCGCCGGCGGACTCCTCCTCGCTCTCGCGGCCAACCAACTCATGAGCAGCCTGCTCTACGGCGTCGCCGCCTTCGACCTCGCCATCTACGCCACCGCCGCCGTCGCCGTGCTGGTTTGCGCGACCTTCGCGGGCCTCCTCCCCGCCGCCCGCGCCGCCCGCGTCGATCCCATGGTCGCTCTGCGCGCGGACTGAGCACACGAAACCATTCGCCAATCGTGCTGTCGATGGGAGGACCAAACCCTCCCATCATGAACTCCATTTTCCGCCGTTTCACCGCCGCCGCCCTCCTGCTCACTGCCGCCAGCCTGCCGCTGGCGTCCACCGTCCGCGCCGACGAACACAGCATGGAGGCCGAGCGCCGCATCCTCACCGTCACAGGTGAGGACACCGTGCGCATCCCGGCCACCCTTGCCCAGATTTCCATCATCATCGAGGCCCGCGAAAAGACCTCGGCCGAGGCCAACCGCGCCGTCGTTGACCCCTCCCGCGCCGTCCTCGATTTTCTCGAGAGCGAAGGCGCCGAGCGTATCCAAGCCGGTGCCCTCACGCTCAATCCGATCTACAGCCGCATGAAGGCGAGCTCCATGGCCGACGAAGGCCCGCAGATCACCGGCTACCAAGCCCAGTGGAACGCTTCGTTCGTGGTGCCCGCCGAGCGCGCCGGTGAGTTTGCCTCCGGTGTCGTCGAAGCCGGCGCCAACCGCGTGACCCAGTTCGCCTTCCTTGCCGCCGACGACGCGATCGCGGCCGCCCGCACCGAGGCCCTGCAATCCGCCACCCGCGAAGCCCGCGCCACCGCCGAGGCCGTGCTCGCCACCCTCGACTACGAACTGGCCGAGGTCGTGCGTATCCACGTCAACACTACCGGCCCCGTGCGCCCGCTCCAGCGCGGTGTCATGCACAGCATGGCCATGGAGTCCTCGGCCGGCTCCTCCGCCGCCGTCGAGCCCGGCTTCATCGACATCAACGGCAACGTCACCCTCGAAGTGCGTTACTGAGCGCCCTGCACTGAGGCAACGCAGCGCGAGCGAGCTCGCGGCCTACAGTGAGATTTCGTAAAGGCAATGTAGGCTGCGAGCTCGCTCGCGCTACGCTGCCCCTCGGCTCCATCACAACCGCCGCCGCCACCCCACGCTCGCCATGACGCCGCGACTCCGCTTGCGTTCGTGTCATGGCCACCGAACCGCCAGCGCCCGGATCCTGTCTGAACTGCGGCACGCCGCTCACCGATCGCTTTTGCCCGCACTGCGGCCAAAAAGCGCAGCCCACCCGCCTCCCCCTGCGTGACGTGCTGGGTGAGGCCACCTCCACGTTTCTCAACGTCGATGGTCTTTTCTGGCGCACCCTGCGCACGCTTTTCCTCCACCCCGGCCAGGTCACGGCCGACTACAACGCCGGCCGCCGTGCCGCTCAGCTTCCGCCCCTGCGCATTTATTTGGGCATCAGCGTCATCTACTTCGTGACCCTGTCGTTCCTCGGTCAGGACCGGGTCCTCTTCGTCAGCCTCACCACCACCAAAGAAAGTGGGGCTGCTGCGGAGATTATCGGCCCAGCGATGCAATACCTGCTCTTCTTCTTTGTCCCTGCCCT
This portion of the Actomonas aquatica genome encodes:
- a CDS encoding DUF3667 domain-containing protein, which produces MATEPPAPGSCLNCGTPLTDRFCPHCGQKAQPTRLPLRDVLGEATSTFLNVDGLFWRTLRTLFLHPGQVTADYNAGRRAAQLPPLRIYLGISVIYFVTLSFLGQDRVLFVSLTTTKESGAAAEIIGPAMQYLLFFFVPALAGLLKLLRCRPGGYFVEYLVFAIHLHSIWFAWFWLQLVLGGLLDLAPASLSGITRMLGYGVDAIPQALPVIYLILSLRRAFELRWWTAIWKSFAAILGYSFLLAVAMAVFFAFSGI
- a CDS encoding LacI family DNA-binding transcriptional regulator; amino-acid sequence: MTLRDLAKLADLSPSAISLALRDSPRISAATKERVRALAAEHGYTPDARIVDMMRHLRKPRTQRERACFGIISLYDHQRPWEQSTHLTRIHEGMTRRASEIGYRLEPLWLRAPGLTLRRFDEILRTRGIEGLLCFGSPRVDDDFPATLDRYAVVTVGFSIKTKLHRVTSRPYRDTFHACERLHALGYRRIGLVLSDYEDSRTEHSHSAAYLGWCDAMLGSSQHALPILRLNEIEAGPFLRWRSDHSPDAIVLVHSPAAIAQLKLILDVHQIRRPADLGVAVLSHMVEGSGFAGLQQNQTLMGAWAVELLAARIANRDFGIPAIPRVEMVESQWIDGPSLRPSA
- a CDS encoding PadR family transcriptional regulator produces the protein MSRAAPTSPSSPSPADKLDLLQGTLDLMVLQSLAALGPLHGYGIARRIEQVGGGEILLNQGTIYAALVRLQQGGWISADWGTSDNNRRAKFYTLTPRGEKRLAADAANWRRVANIMDRFLDASTTPPLNPNPEAAS
- a CDS encoding SIMPL domain-containing protein; amino-acid sequence: MNSIFRRFTAAALLLTAASLPLASTVRADEHSMEAERRILTVTGEDTVRIPATLAQISIIIEAREKTSAEANRAVVDPSRAVLDFLESEGAERIQAGALTLNPIYSRMKASSMADEGPQITGYQAQWNASFVVPAERAGEFASGVVEAGANRVTQFAFLAADDAIAAARTEALQSATREARATAEAVLATLDYELAEVVRIHVNTTGPVRPLQRGVMHSMAMESSAGSSAAVEPGFIDINGNVTLEVRY
- a CDS encoding ABC transporter permease — encoded protein: MSLAAFFQRLTARLRAVFQKPTLDADLDEELRHHLECLTEDNLARGMSPAAARRAAHLSLGSIDAATELHRDTRSLPWLEHLAQDLRHTFRQLRRERTFAVIAVLVLAIGVGLNTAVFSLINTVLLRPLPAPAAERLVEISNGDPANADRDLSSRTHRVDSWEGMLNQSRSFDAIEAYDPFSLRQTYPVEIDAATTQTSNLVFVTQGLFPLLGIHPELGRLFSTADAIDDGAPVIIITHQMWQQRFGGDPAIIGRSVRIGGRPITVIGVLPATDTFAQLFYPAVRVDAYAILTPENRRNYGNTLQLIGRLAPDVTPAAADAELDLVMQRLLTEIPNRSDFHRANVAPLHDVLTDRLRQPLLFLGTAAALVLAIVAFNFGGLLLARGASRGRELAVRAALGAGRGRLLRQLLTESAVLVSFGALGGTLLASGAITFLARRSSIEIPLLQGLQLDGTALAFMVVISALTAVVCGLGPAWRLSRADDDACGALHQQARGGTAGRSLTHARSLLVVLEVALASALAISAGLATRSLQNVLAVDLGYEARDLYALRVDMLRPPEEHAPYLTPLLDRTLALPGVSAAGFTDALPIERDRTWGIGAFKSPTDRSQPDEFLGARVKIVSPGLFDAMNIALLRGRDFTRLDDSEHPEVVILNQRLAQRLFPDRDPIGQATTQGEVIGIVADTRHAGPESPLSFEMYLPYRQQPSGSFDLMVRSSLPLAALRQDLASALGALDPSLPFSQMRPLSELVDRANSSRRMLTGLIGGFAGISLALAALGLYGVIAYTVTQRTKEIGIRMALGATTSAVRADVVGRTLRLAILGLAGGLLLALAANQLMSSLLYGVAAFDLAIYATAAVAVLVCATFAGLLPAARAARVDPMVALRAD
- a CDS encoding glycoside hydrolase family 3 C-terminal domain-containing protein, with product MATDTAPFRNPDLPTEQRIDDLITRLTSAEKIDIIGFAPGNARLGLTYTPIAEGYHGVAQGGPSNWGKIKPTPTTQFPQAYGLASTWDPALLQRVAANQAEEARYLFQSPKYQRSGLLVMAPNADLARDPRWGRTEEVYGEDPYLAGTLAAAFARGLRGDDPRYLKATCLLKHFLANSNENGRFHTSSDFDERLWREYYAKAFHLAIRDGGARSMMLAYNAHNGTPCHLHPMVRDIVIGEWGLDGTICSDGGAVTHLVNSHQAFPSLTEASAAVIKAGVNHFLDRTDGILPALEQGLLTEADLDAAIRGRLRLCLDLGFFDPPERVPYSVIGHETDGTPEPWDRPATRALVREVTAKSIVLLRNEDHLLPLDPATVGSVAVVGPWANLTLLDWYSGTPPYQVTPRDGIEAYSAAPSMFEPSKFGVMWAGDMSDTAVKIASEADVAIVCLGNHPEGNAGWGRVTSPSEGKEEVDRASLDLDPAQLAFLQRVRAVNPRTVLALIANFPYTMPWAVQNVPAILQLTHASQEQGNGLADVLFGTVNPGGKTIQTWPKSINDLPPMLDYNIRHGRTYMYAEAEPQFPFGYGLSYTTFTLADASAQLSTDGATTTVTVQLTNTGDRPGDEVVQVYARYPQSAVDRPRQQLVGYARTPVEPGATVPVEITIPTREFAYWNIEAQAWTLESLPIELHLGTSSAELPLALTLTPPTP